In the Streptomyces sp. cg36 genome, one interval contains:
- a CDS encoding ketoacyl-ACP synthase III family protein: MRWQGIHVETAAVVTGVPESAESAVAAGRYDAEEAARSRQRSVSVSEELAGPELAVAAGRAALRRGGRAPGDFGLLIHAACWYPGLEFWNVAAYVQQEVLGHGRALAFELRQMSNGGMSALEMAASRLTAAPAAGAALLTTGDRFAEPAFPRWRTDRGLVFGDAGTAVVVSREPVGLRLVATAAYSEPVLEGLHRGDEPFLRSGSEAAPLDLVARKKGFLRHMPVDEVTVRNESGMLTAVKECLAEAECDLADMASVIVPFFGAELSLRQCLGPLGVPAERTLHDWGLEIGHLGAGDQFAGLARLLERDELRPGDRVLAVGVGAGFSWTCAVLERV; encoded by the coding sequence ATGCGTTGGCAAGGAATCCACGTCGAGACGGCGGCCGTGGTCACCGGGGTGCCCGAGAGCGCCGAGAGCGCGGTGGCCGCGGGCCGCTACGACGCCGAGGAGGCGGCCCGCAGCAGACAGCGCTCGGTGTCGGTGAGCGAGGAGCTCGCCGGGCCGGAGCTGGCGGTGGCCGCCGGGCGGGCCGCGCTGCGGCGCGGCGGCCGGGCGCCCGGGGACTTCGGGCTGCTGATCCACGCCGCGTGCTGGTATCCGGGGCTGGAGTTCTGGAACGTGGCCGCCTACGTCCAGCAGGAGGTGCTCGGCCACGGCCGGGCGCTCGCCTTCGAGCTGCGGCAGATGTCCAACGGGGGCATGTCGGCGCTGGAGATGGCGGCGAGCCGGCTGACGGCGGCGCCCGCCGCCGGGGCCGCGCTGCTCACCACCGGCGACCGGTTCGCCGAACCCGCCTTCCCGCGCTGGCGGACCGACCGCGGGCTGGTCTTCGGCGACGCGGGGACCGCGGTGGTGGTCTCCCGGGAGCCGGTGGGCCTGCGGCTGGTGGCGACCGCCGCGTACTCCGAGCCGGTCCTGGAGGGCCTGCACCGGGGTGACGAACCGTTCCTGCGCAGCGGCAGCGAGGCCGCGCCGCTGGATCTGGTGGCCCGAAAGAAGGGCTTCCTGCGGCACATGCCGGTCGACGAGGTCACCGTGCGCAACGAGTCGGGGATGCTGACGGCCGTCAAGGAGTGCCTGGCCGAGGCGGAGTGCGACCTGGCCGACATGGCGTCGGTGATCGTGCCGTTCTTCGGCGCGGAGCTGTCGCTGCGCCAGTGCCTGGGACCGCTGGGCGTGCCCGCCGAACGGACCCTGCACGACTGGGGTCTGGAGATCGGGCACCTGGGCGCGGGCGACCAGTTCGCCGGGCTCGCCCGGCTGCTGGAGCGGGACGAACTGCGCCCGGGGGACCGGGTGCTCGCCGTCGGGGTGGGCGCCGGATTCAGCTGGACCTGCGCCGTACTGGAGCGGGTGTGA
- a CDS encoding MFS transporter gives MPLPLFALMLCVFGVGSAELVIAGILPNIAHDTGVSLADAGLLVTAYAAGVVLGGPVITLATSRLPRKPLILGLMGLFVAGNVLAAVAPGYPVLMAARVLSALTHCTLFAVCIVVAGSLAPAGKEASAVSKVAVGLNLATVLGVPLGVLVDHHFGWRATFWCVAGLSAAATALVALCLPRDAVPVTAAAADELRVLGNRRVQLAVVVTVVAMAAVFTAYTFLAPLLTEVAGFGDATVTWLMLVFGLGSLLGNLIGGRLADRALMPALTGILAALAAALVALAAAAPVRWACVPLLFVFGVAYFAVMPGLQARILTSVAGGAPTLAVSVNISAFNIGIAGGAWFGGALLDLDLGLRAVVAAGAALAGLAALVALGELVRDRRAADATATPSAAAAGSPAGAGRPTDAGAGPSAGAGGAADGSKEPARA, from the coding sequence ATGCCCCTCCCCCTGTTCGCCCTCATGCTGTGCGTGTTCGGCGTCGGCAGCGCCGAACTGGTCATCGCCGGGATCCTGCCGAACATCGCGCACGACACCGGCGTCTCCCTCGCCGACGCGGGGCTGCTGGTCACCGCGTACGCCGCCGGAGTCGTCCTCGGCGGCCCGGTCATCACGCTCGCCACCAGCAGGCTGCCCCGCAAGCCGCTGATCCTCGGCCTGATGGGCCTGTTCGTGGCGGGCAACGTGCTGGCGGCCGTCGCCCCCGGCTACCCGGTGCTGATGGCGGCCCGGGTGCTCTCGGCGCTCACCCACTGCACGCTCTTCGCGGTGTGCATCGTCGTCGCGGGCAGCCTCGCCCCGGCGGGCAAGGAGGCGTCGGCGGTCTCCAAGGTGGCGGTCGGGCTCAACCTCGCCACCGTGCTCGGCGTGCCCCTCGGCGTCCTCGTCGACCACCACTTCGGCTGGCGCGCCACCTTCTGGTGCGTGGCCGGGCTGAGCGCGGCGGCCACCGCGCTGGTCGCACTCTGCCTGCCGCGCGACGCGGTCCCCGTCACGGCCGCCGCCGCCGACGAGCTGCGGGTGCTGGGCAACCGGCGCGTCCAGCTCGCCGTCGTCGTCACGGTGGTGGCCATGGCCGCGGTGTTCACCGCGTACACCTTCCTCGCCCCGCTGCTCACCGAGGTCGCCGGCTTCGGCGACGCCACCGTCACCTGGCTGATGCTGGTCTTCGGCCTCGGCTCGCTGCTGGGCAACCTGATCGGCGGCCGGCTGGCCGACCGGGCGCTGATGCCCGCGCTCACCGGCATCCTGGCGGCGCTGGCCGCGGCCCTGGTGGCGCTCGCGGCGGCGGCGCCGGTGCGCTGGGCGTGCGTACCGCTGCTGTTCGTCTTCGGCGTCGCGTACTTCGCGGTGATGCCGGGGCTGCAGGCCCGCATCCTCACCTCGGTGGCGGGCGGCGCCCCCACGCTGGCGGTCTCGGTCAACATCTCCGCGTTCAACATCGGCATCGCGGGCGGCGCCTGGTTCGGCGGCGCCCTGCTCGACCTCGACCTCGGCCTGCGGGCGGTGGTGGCGGCCGGAGCGGCCCTCGCGGGCCTCGCGGCGCTGGTGGCCCTGGGCGAGCTGGTACGGGACCGGCGGGCGGCGGACGCGACGGCGACCCCGTCGGCCGCGGCTGCCGGATCCCCGGCGGGGGCGGGGCGCCCGACGGATGCGGGTGCCGGGCCTTCGGCCGGTGCGGGCGGGGCGGCGGACGGGTCCAAGGAACCGGCCCGCGCGTGA
- a CDS encoding sedoheptulose 7-phosphate cyclase, producing the protein MSVSPIEESSQLVTGTGPGFGPGDDEAGLYTFSQQVDSWVVRTSKPVSYEIRIRDDLFGLSRTDLFDAGAAPEGRIRRFIVIDSDVDLLHGERIRAYLDHHGAEYEICVVPANETLKDFDTAARIVREIDAFGIDRRREPVIVIGGGVLMDIVGLVGSLYRRGTPFVRVPTTLIGLVDAGVGAKTGVNFNGHKNRLGTYFPADLTLLDRGFLATLDRRHIGNGLAEILKIALIKDARLFNLLESYGPVLLEEKFQGLSERGDLVAEEVLRRAIHGMLEELQPNLWEAKLERTVDYGHTFSPTVEMRALPELLHGEAVCVDMALTTVLGWRRGLLSTEDRDRVLAVMRGLELPSWDPLLDDPSLLTAALQDTVRHRNGKQRLPLPDGIGGAVFVNDVTEDEINRAVRDLRELGSARSGTHV; encoded by the coding sequence ATGTCCGTCTCCCCCATCGAGGAATCCAGTCAGCTCGTCACAGGCACCGGTCCCGGGTTCGGTCCGGGCGACGACGAGGCGGGCCTGTACACGTTCAGCCAGCAGGTCGACTCCTGGGTGGTCCGCACCTCCAAGCCGGTCAGCTACGAGATCCGCATCCGGGACGACCTGTTCGGCCTCTCGCGGACCGATCTGTTCGACGCGGGGGCGGCGCCCGAGGGCCGCATCCGGCGGTTCATCGTCATCGACTCCGACGTGGACCTGCTGCACGGCGAGCGGATCCGGGCCTATCTCGACCACCACGGCGCCGAGTACGAGATCTGCGTGGTCCCGGCCAACGAGACCCTCAAGGACTTCGACACGGCCGCCCGGATCGTCCGCGAGATCGACGCGTTCGGCATCGACCGGCGCCGCGAGCCGGTCATCGTCATCGGCGGCGGCGTACTGATGGACATCGTCGGCCTGGTCGGCAGCCTCTACCGGCGCGGCACCCCCTTCGTCCGGGTGCCCACCACCCTGATCGGCCTGGTGGACGCGGGAGTCGGCGCCAAGACCGGGGTCAACTTCAACGGCCACAAGAACCGGCTCGGCACCTACTTCCCGGCCGATCTCACCCTGCTCGACCGCGGCTTCCTGGCCACCCTGGACCGCCGCCACATCGGCAACGGCCTCGCCGAGATCCTCAAGATCGCCCTCATCAAGGACGCCCGCCTCTTCAACCTGCTGGAGAGCTACGGCCCGGTGCTCCTGGAGGAGAAGTTCCAGGGGCTGAGCGAGCGCGGCGACCTGGTCGCCGAGGAAGTGCTGCGCCGGGCCATCCACGGCATGCTCGAAGAGCTCCAGCCCAACCTCTGGGAGGCCAAGCTGGAGCGGACCGTCGACTACGGGCACACCTTCAGCCCCACCGTGGAGATGCGGGCGCTGCCCGAGCTGCTGCACGGCGAGGCCGTCTGCGTCGACATGGCGCTCACCACGGTGCTCGGCTGGCGGCGCGGGCTGCTCTCCACCGAGGACCGCGACCGGGTCCTCGCCGTGATGCGCGGGCTCGAACTGCCCAGCTGGGACCCGCTGCTGGACGACCCGTCGCTGCTGACCGCCGCCCTCCAGGACACCGTCCGCCACCGCAACGGCAAGCAGCGCCTGCCGCTGCCCGACGGCATCGGCGGCGCGGTCTTCGTCAACGACGTCACCGAGGACGAGATCAACCGCGCCGTACGCGATCTGCGCGAGCTCGGCAGCGCCCGGAGCGGTACGCATGTCTGA
- a CDS encoding cupin domain-containing protein yields the protein MSEPTAARGAVIVADTSGPADIYGVHGTAGLTHWKALASGLDLAAGWEAVEWASVPAGGVSGEHRHTRTEEIYFVLRGTGEIVLDGVASPIRPGSMVLTGVGTVHGLRNTGDTDLDWLVIEIRSPHTAHTLRGAAGPQGPAADRPVPKETLVNARLHDLRAEGTVDPAGVFTGPLREAALRTLEPGGTARLRADGAEHTVFVTAGSGWAEQGSATVELAAGTSVTLPLGTEVRLGAGKDEGLEYFHAELAVPAPEPGR from the coding sequence ATGTCTGAGCCCACGGCGGCCCGGGGCGCGGTGATCGTCGCCGACACCAGTGGCCCGGCCGACATCTACGGGGTGCACGGCACCGCGGGCCTCACCCACTGGAAGGCGCTGGCGAGCGGGCTCGACCTGGCGGCCGGCTGGGAAGCGGTGGAGTGGGCCAGCGTGCCGGCCGGCGGCGTCAGCGGCGAGCACCGGCACACCCGCACCGAGGAGATCTACTTCGTGCTGCGCGGCACCGGCGAGATCGTCCTGGACGGGGTGGCGAGCCCCATCCGGCCCGGCTCGATGGTGCTGACCGGCGTCGGCACCGTCCACGGGCTGCGCAACACCGGCGACACCGACCTGGACTGGCTGGTCATCGAGATCCGCTCGCCCCACACCGCGCACACCCTGCGCGGCGCGGCCGGGCCGCAGGGCCCCGCCGCCGACCGCCCCGTACCGAAGGAGACCCTGGTGAACGCACGCCTGCACGACCTGCGGGCCGAAGGCACGGTCGACCCGGCCGGTGTCTTCACCGGACCGCTGCGCGAGGCCGCCCTGCGCACCCTCGAACCCGGCGGCACCGCACGGCTGCGCGCCGACGGCGCCGAGCACACCGTCTTCGTCACCGCCGGATCGGGCTGGGCCGAGCAGGGCTCCGCCACGGTGGAGCTGGCCGCGGGCACCTCGGTGACCCTGCCGCTCGGCACCGAGGTGCGCCTGGGCGCGGGCAAGGACGAGGGCCTGGAGTACTTCCACGCCGAACTGGCCGTCCCGGCGCCGGAGCCCGGCCGGTGA
- a CDS encoding FAD-binding oxidoreductase: protein MSKTTRRRLLQHTAAVGGATAALSVTGLGAAPALAAPGARGGATPGGFGAVTVRPDDPRYPELTHGTNQRWVGRPEYVRLVNSADQVVRAVQEAVRDGKRVAVRSGGHCYEDFVNNAEVQVVIDMSEMAEIGFDAERRAFTVEPGASLAEVYDKLYKVWGVTIPGGSCPSVGAGGHIVGGGYGALSRKFGLTVDHLYGIEVVVVDASGTARRVVATRDSADPELRELWWAHTGGGGGNFGVITKYWLRSPGATGDDPAHLLPRPPAELLVSTVSWPWEGLTKQGFQRLLTNYAGWFERNSDPDSPHLGLFSQLKPFHRSAGQILLVTQIDATRPQAERELADFVAAVGEGVGVAAQTTGAQRLPWLHGTKWPGFAGGDPTLRFEDKSAYMRKNFPKSQLDAIYRQLTRTDYANGAALMIIAGYGGRINAVPSTATAVPQRDSILKLQFLAFWNDAADDAQHIGWVRDLYGDVYAQSGGVPVPGRVNDGCFINYADTDVADPRWNKSGVPWHSLYYKGNYPRLQRAKAHWDPRNVFRHGLSITPGR from the coding sequence ATGAGCAAGACGACTCGTCGCCGCCTCCTCCAGCACACGGCCGCCGTGGGGGGAGCCACCGCGGCCCTGTCCGTGACCGGCCTCGGCGCCGCACCGGCCCTCGCGGCCCCCGGCGCCCGGGGCGGCGCCACCCCGGGCGGCTTCGGCGCGGTCACCGTACGGCCGGACGACCCCCGCTACCCGGAGCTCACCCACGGCACCAACCAGCGCTGGGTCGGCCGGCCCGAGTACGTACGGCTGGTGAACTCGGCCGACCAGGTCGTGCGGGCGGTGCAGGAGGCGGTGCGCGACGGCAAGCGCGTCGCGGTGCGCAGCGGCGGCCACTGCTACGAGGACTTCGTCAACAACGCCGAGGTCCAGGTCGTGATCGACATGTCCGAAATGGCGGAGATCGGCTTCGACGCCGAGCGCCGCGCCTTCACCGTGGAGCCCGGGGCCTCGCTCGCGGAGGTGTACGACAAGCTGTACAAGGTCTGGGGCGTCACCATCCCGGGCGGCTCCTGCCCCTCGGTGGGCGCGGGCGGCCACATCGTGGGCGGCGGATACGGCGCGCTGTCACGGAAGTTCGGCCTGACCGTGGACCACCTGTACGGGATCGAGGTCGTCGTGGTCGACGCCTCCGGAACCGCCCGGCGCGTGGTCGCCACGCGTGACTCGGCCGACCCGGAGCTGCGCGAACTGTGGTGGGCGCACACCGGCGGCGGCGGCGGGAACTTCGGCGTCATCACCAAGTACTGGCTGCGCTCGCCCGGCGCGACCGGGGACGACCCGGCGCACCTGCTGCCCCGGCCGCCCGCCGAGCTGCTGGTGTCGACGGTGAGCTGGCCGTGGGAGGGGCTGACCAAGCAGGGCTTCCAGCGGCTGCTGACCAACTACGCCGGCTGGTTCGAGCGCAACAGCGACCCGGACTCCCCGCACCTGGGCCTGTTCAGCCAGTTGAAGCCGTTCCACCGGTCGGCGGGCCAGATCCTGCTCGTCACCCAGATCGACGCCACGCGCCCGCAGGCCGAGCGCGAGCTCGCGGACTTCGTCGCCGCCGTCGGGGAAGGCGTGGGCGTCGCCGCCCAGACCACCGGAGCGCAGCGGCTGCCCTGGCTGCACGGCACCAAGTGGCCCGGGTTCGCGGGCGGTGACCCGACGCTGCGCTTCGAGGACAAGTCGGCGTACATGCGCAAGAACTTCCCGAAGTCGCAACTGGACGCCATTTACCGGCAGTTGACCCGTACCGACTACGCCAACGGCGCGGCGCTGATGATCATCGCGGGGTACGGCGGACGCATCAACGCGGTGCCGTCCACCGCGACCGCGGTCCCGCAGCGCGACTCGATCCTCAAGCTCCAGTTCCTGGCGTTCTGGAACGACGCGGCCGACGACGCCCAGCACATCGGCTGGGTCCGGGACCTCTACGGCGACGTGTACGCGCAGAGCGGCGGCGTCCCGGTCCCCGGCCGGGTCAACGACGGCTGCTTCATCAACTACGCGGACACGGACGTGGCGGACCCGCGCTGGAACAAGTCGGGCGTCCCGTGGCACTCCCTCTACTACAAGGGCAACTACCCGCGCCTGCAGCGCGCCAAGGCGCACTGGGACCCGCGGAACGTGTTCCGGCACGGACTGTCGATCACGCCGGGGAGGTAG
- a CDS encoding zinc-binding dehydrogenase: protein MSHDLEEAPAGAVPVRGNWPTGTMRAAAVLDHGKAGLIEVAIPAPARGEVLVAPSVVGVCGTDLELLHGTASYFRDGRATHPHVFGHEWVGRVVAVPAEDEPSLRIGDRVVGQTMISCGSCRACQRGRRNECGRLRETGLYGQQGAAAEFVRVPAQTLTVVPAAVDDLAAALVEPAVTVLAGLDRVSCSPGERVLVLGTGTIGLLAVQLARRLAGTVDVVGVDDAGLGAALRLGAEHAFRPGEAAPGGYDVVVEASGSPAALAEALQLADIGGRVAAIGVPTDPLPSVDAGELVLRGVSFTGVRHGLDFYERALRLFAEGVLTAKGMVAEVFPLERVADAFHLLEHGRRAAPKVALQLPPRG, encoded by the coding sequence ATGAGCCATGACCTGGAAGAGGCACCGGCCGGTGCCGTTCCCGTACGCGGGAACTGGCCCACCGGCACGATGCGGGCGGCGGCCGTGCTCGACCACGGCAAGGCCGGTCTGATCGAGGTGGCGATCCCCGCGCCCGCCCGCGGTGAGGTGCTGGTCGCGCCGAGCGTCGTCGGTGTCTGCGGCACCGACCTGGAGCTGCTGCACGGCACCGCGAGCTACTTCCGCGACGGCCGCGCCACCCATCCGCACGTCTTCGGCCACGAGTGGGTCGGCCGCGTCGTCGCGGTCCCCGCCGAGGACGAGCCGTCGCTGCGGATCGGCGACCGGGTGGTCGGGCAGACGATGATCTCCTGCGGCTCCTGCCGGGCCTGCCAGCGCGGACGCCGCAACGAGTGCGGACGGCTGCGCGAGACGGGGCTGTACGGACAGCAGGGCGCGGCGGCCGAGTTCGTACGGGTGCCCGCGCAGACGCTGACCGTGGTGCCCGCCGCCGTCGACGACCTGGCGGCGGCCCTGGTGGAGCCGGCCGTGACCGTACTGGCCGGGCTCGACCGGGTCTCCTGCTCCCCCGGGGAGCGGGTCCTGGTGCTGGGCACCGGCACCATCGGGCTGCTCGCCGTGCAGCTGGCGCGCCGGCTGGCCGGGACCGTGGACGTGGTCGGCGTGGACGACGCCGGGCTCGGCGCGGCCCTGCGGCTGGGCGCGGAGCACGCGTTCCGGCCCGGCGAGGCGGCGCCCGGCGGCTACGACGTGGTCGTCGAGGCGTCCGGCTCCCCGGCGGCGCTCGCCGAGGCGCTCCAACTGGCCGACATCGGCGGCCGGGTGGCGGCGATCGGCGTGCCGACCGACCCGCTGCCGTCGGTGGACGCGGGCGAACTCGTGCTGCGCGGGGTGAGCTTCACCGGTGTGCGGCACGGGCTCGACTTCTACGAGCGGGCCCTGCGGCTGTTCGCCGAAGGCGTCCTGACGGCCAAGGGCATGGTGGCCGAGGTCTTCCCGCTGGAGCGGGTCGCCGACGCCTTCCACCTCCTGGAGCACGGCCGGCGCGCCGCGCCCAAGGTCGCCCTCCAGCTCCCGCCCAGGGGCTGA
- a CDS encoding NADP-dependent oxidoreductase: protein MRATVLPQYGEPELLAVAELPAPTPAPGQILVRTAASAVNPVDLAVRSGSAAEYVKLPFPMVLGWDLSGTVEALGEGVTRFAVGDPVVAMSAQMATGIGTHAELVALDARIAAPAPAGADLVHAAALPLAGLTADQALDALGAEPGSTLLITGAVGAVGGFAVQLATARGIRVTALVRPGDEELARSLGAAEVLTSELPLPEGVVDALLETAGIADAVRAVRDGGRAVSIVPAAAPEAERGIEVRMSFVEQDGERLAGLSRQVESGTLTLRVADVLDFADAPLAHKRLAGGGTRGKLLLAPLHA from the coding sequence ATGCGTGCCACTGTTCTGCCCCAGTACGGAGAGCCCGAGCTGCTCGCCGTAGCCGAGCTCCCGGCCCCGACCCCCGCACCCGGCCAGATCCTGGTGCGCACGGCCGCCTCGGCCGTCAACCCGGTGGACCTCGCGGTCCGTTCGGGCAGCGCCGCCGAGTACGTCAAGCTCCCCTTCCCGATGGTGCTCGGCTGGGACCTGTCCGGGACCGTCGAGGCCCTCGGCGAGGGCGTCACCCGCTTCGCCGTCGGCGACCCGGTCGTCGCCATGTCCGCCCAGATGGCCACCGGCATCGGCACCCACGCCGAACTGGTCGCCCTGGACGCGCGGATCGCCGCCCCGGCCCCGGCCGGCGCCGACCTCGTCCACGCCGCCGCCCTGCCGCTGGCCGGACTCACCGCCGACCAGGCCCTGGACGCCCTCGGCGCCGAACCCGGCAGCACCCTGCTGATCACCGGCGCGGTGGGCGCCGTCGGCGGCTTCGCCGTCCAGCTCGCCACCGCCCGGGGCATCCGCGTCACCGCCCTCGTGCGCCCCGGCGACGAGGAGCTCGCCCGTTCCCTCGGCGCCGCCGAGGTGCTCACCTCCGAACTCCCGCTCCCCGAGGGCGTGGTGGACGCGCTCCTGGAGACCGCCGGGATCGCGGACGCGGTCAGGGCCGTGCGCGACGGCGGCCGGGCCGTCTCCATCGTCCCGGCCGCGGCCCCCGAGGCCGAGCGCGGCATCGAGGTGCGGATGTCGTTCGTGGAGCAGGACGGCGAGCGCCTGGCCGGACTCTCGCGCCAGGTCGAGAGCGGCACGCTGACCCTGCGGGTCGCCGACGTCCTCGACTTCGCCGACGCGCCCCTCGCCCACAAGCGCCTGGCGGGCGGCGGCACCCGGGGCAAGCTGCTGCTGGCCCCGCTGCACGCCTGA
- a CDS encoding SDR family oxidoreductase, protein MSRPIAVVTGASSGIGAEAALALGALGHDLVLGYGRNATAAKELAERITAEHGVRTGLVALDLGDPDVAQQQLEGALDAAGGIDVLVNNAGINRRAAVVEEDAENWEHVFSVNVTSPFRLAQSAAARMIAQGRGGRIVNVTSVHEHVPIVGGSTYCAAKAALGMLTKVMALELAPHGITVNSVAPGETATPMNNVPSGQDAATIARPAIPAGRPGRPQEVASLIAYLAGPGAAYTTGTSIVTDGGLTLTAAVANAALAGQV, encoded by the coding sequence ATGTCCCGACCCATCGCCGTCGTCACCGGAGCCAGCTCCGGCATCGGCGCCGAAGCCGCCCTGGCCCTCGGCGCGCTGGGCCACGACCTGGTCCTCGGCTACGGCCGCAACGCCACCGCCGCCAAGGAGCTGGCGGAGCGGATCACCGCGGAGCACGGTGTGCGCACCGGGCTCGTCGCCCTCGACCTGGGCGACCCCGATGTGGCGCAGCAGCAGCTGGAGGGCGCGCTGGACGCCGCCGGCGGCATCGACGTGCTGGTCAACAACGCCGGGATCAACCGGCGCGCGGCCGTGGTCGAGGAGGACGCCGAGAACTGGGAGCACGTCTTCTCCGTCAACGTCACCAGCCCGTTCCGGCTCGCCCAGAGCGCGGCGGCCCGGATGATCGCGCAGGGCCGCGGCGGCCGGATCGTCAACGTCACCAGCGTGCACGAGCACGTCCCGATCGTCGGCGGCAGCACCTACTGCGCGGCCAAGGCCGCCCTCGGCATGCTCACCAAGGTGATGGCCCTGGAGCTGGCCCCGCACGGCATCACCGTCAACTCGGTGGCCCCGGGCGAGACCGCCACCCCGATGAACAACGTGCCCAGCGGCCAGGACGCGGCCACCATCGCCCGCCCCGCCATCCCTGCGGGCCGCCCGGGCCGCCCGCAGGAAGTCGCCTCGCTGATCGCGTACTTGGCGGGTCCGGGGGCCGCGTACACCACCGGCACCTCGATCGTCACCGACGGCGGGCTCACCCTGACCGCCGCGGTCGCCAACGCCGCGCTGGCCGGCCAGGTCTGA
- a CDS encoding alpha/beta fold hydrolase, protein MPTAQTHDSQVEYFTAGSGRALVLVHGTGGSADTNFGHFVEPFADRRTVVRPNLSGSGATTDSGAPLTLDLLVDQLVATVRAAGAGGPADAVGYSLGAVVVAAAAARHPELFGKVALIAGWARTDTRLHLTFDVWRRLERTDHEAFIRFLNLTGWTSEQVNRLGPEGLAPFLAAPIPPGMGRQIELDLTVDIRAELPRITAPTLVVGFTDDQMVPAEHSRALHAAIEGSHYAELPAGHLGIFERAPELIGLIGEFLGEG, encoded by the coding sequence ATGCCCACAGCCCAGACGCACGACTCCCAGGTGGAGTACTTCACCGCCGGGTCCGGGCGCGCGCTCGTGCTCGTCCATGGCACGGGCGGCAGCGCGGACACGAATTTCGGCCACTTCGTCGAGCCGTTCGCCGACCGCCGCACGGTCGTGCGCCCCAACCTCTCCGGCAGTGGCGCGACCACCGACTCGGGGGCCCCGCTCACCCTGGACCTGCTGGTGGACCAGCTGGTGGCCACCGTACGGGCGGCCGGGGCCGGGGGCCCGGCGGACGCCGTGGGCTACTCGCTGGGCGCGGTGGTGGTGGCCGCGGCGGCGGCCCGGCACCCGGAGCTGTTCGGCAAGGTGGCGCTGATCGCGGGCTGGGCCCGCACGGACACCCGGCTGCACCTGACGTTCGACGTGTGGCGCCGCCTGGAGCGGACCGACCACGAGGCGTTCATCCGCTTCCTCAACCTGACCGGCTGGACCAGTGAGCAGGTGAACCGGCTGGGCCCCGAGGGCCTGGCCCCGTTCCTGGCGGCGCCGATCCCACCGGGCATGGGCCGCCAGATCGAGCTGGACCTGACGGTGGACATCCGAGCGGAGCTCCCGAGGATCACGGCCCCGACGCTGGTGGTCGGCTTCACGGACGACCAGATGGTCCCGGCCGAACACAGCCGAGCCCTGCACGCGGCCATCGAGGGCAGCCACTACGCCGAACTGCCGGCGGGCCACTTGGGCATCTTCGAGCGGGCCCCGGAGCTGATCGGGCTGATCGGGGAGTTCCTGGGGGAGGGGTGA
- a CDS encoding VOC family protein, with translation MTTDSALPTAATGIATARNVDHFAYTVPDLDRAVEFFVDALGAELLYTLGPVEEADSDWMARQLAVHPRASARIALLRFGPVSNLELFQYTAPGQRTELPRNSDVGGHLLGIDVTDIDAAAAYLRALPGVEVQGEVQLVTDGPAAGNRWVYFRAPWGLQLELRQTAARPPYEQDTEARLYRPDPAWRGRGIPGARGVGHVGYTVPDLEQAVAYFTGPMGGELVHREELTADAGFAGRQLGVDQAVVRETAVIRLGPVTNLELSRYTVADQRTELPRNSDVGGHHLAFFVEDVELAAARLARVPGTEVLGEPQLIEDGGPIHGDRWVYFRGPWGVQLEVLNMPDGMPYEQGTSARRYGPAPAWTNR, from the coding sequence ATGACGACCGACTCCGCGCTCCCCACCGCCGCCACCGGGATCGCGACCGCCCGCAACGTCGACCACTTCGCGTACACCGTCCCCGACCTGGACCGGGCGGTGGAGTTCTTCGTCGACGCGCTCGGCGCCGAACTCCTCTACACCCTGGGGCCGGTGGAGGAGGCGGACTCCGACTGGATGGCCCGCCAGCTGGCCGTGCACCCGCGCGCCAGTGCCCGGATCGCGCTGCTGCGGTTCGGCCCGGTGAGCAATCTGGAGCTCTTCCAGTACACCGCCCCCGGCCAGCGCACCGAACTTCCGCGCAACAGCGACGTCGGCGGGCACCTGCTCGGCATCGACGTCACCGACATCGACGCCGCCGCCGCGTATCTGCGCGCGCTGCCCGGCGTCGAGGTGCAGGGCGAGGTGCAGCTGGTGACCGACGGCCCGGCCGCGGGCAACCGCTGGGTCTACTTCCGGGCGCCCTGGGGCCTGCAGCTGGAGCTGCGCCAGACCGCCGCCCGGCCGCCGTACGAGCAGGACACCGAGGCCCGCCTCTACCGCCCCGACCCGGCGTGGCGCGGGCGCGGCATCCCGGGGGCGCGCGGGGTGGGCCACGTCGGCTACACCGTGCCGGACCTGGAGCAGGCCGTCGCCTACTTCACCGGGCCGATGGGCGGCGAGCTGGTGCACCGCGAGGAGCTGACGGCCGACGCGGGCTTCGCGGGCCGCCAGCTGGGCGTGGACCAGGCCGTGGTGCGCGAGACCGCCGTGATCCGGCTCGGCCCGGTCACCAATCTGGAGCTCTCCCGCTACACCGTCGCCGACCAGCGCACCGAACTGCCGCGCAACAGCGACGTCGGCGGCCACCACCTGGCGTTCTTCGTCGAAGACGTGGAGCTCGCCGCGGCCCGCCTCGCGCGGGTGCCGGGCACCGAGGTGCTGGGCGAGCCGCAGCTGATCGAGGACGGCGGGCCGATCCACGGCGACCGCTGGGTCTACTTCCGGGGCCCCTGGGGCGTCCAGCTGGAGGTGCTGAACATGCCCGACGGCATGCCGTACGAGCAGGGCACGAGCGCACGCCGGTACGGGCCCGCCCCGGCGTGGACCAACCGCTGA